One genomic window of Lagopus muta isolate bLagMut1 chromosome W unlocalized genomic scaffold, bLagMut1 primary SUPER_W_unloc_1, whole genome shotgun sequence includes the following:
- the LOC125687561 gene encoding adenosine 5'-monophosphoramidase HINT1-like, with the protein MDCDIVRSSAVYSSGPAVFGKVALQKFSANVIREEETSWTRSALRSVMFHRKLLHFFLAARDKAVVRLSEAEDSGAPVKTVEAFCTPNGAWFPDSGTCSNAEKRAWDFEQLHRRLMIVGEKCAANLGLTDGFRMAVRYPPSGPSDYRTRLCILGGRQLGQPPG; encoded by the exons ATGGACTGCGATATCGTCAGGTCGTCGGCCGTCTATAGCAGTGGTCCCGCTGTCTTCGGAAAAGTCGCCCTTCAGAAGTTTTCCGCCAACGTTATACGCGAGGAGGAGACTTCATGGACGAGGAG tgcCTTGCGTTCCGTGATGTTTCACCGCAAGCTCCTACACTTTTTCCTAGCCGCTCGCGACAAGGCCGTTGTGAGGTTGTCCGAAGCAGAAGATTCTGGCGCACCTGTAAAGACCGTGGAAGCTTTCTGTACACCGAATGGTGCCT GGTTTCCCGACAGTGGTACTTGCTCAAATGCGGAGAAGAGGGCTTGGGATTTTGAGCAG CTTCACAGGCGTTTGATGATTGTTGGCGAGAAGTGTGCTGCTAACCTGGGCCTGACCGATGGATTCCGGATGGCTGTGAGATACCCCCCCTCAGGCCCTTCCGACTACCGCACGCGTCTCTGTATTCTGGGTGGCCGTCAGTTGGGCCAGCCTCCCGGCTAA